The following coding sequences lie in one Pontibacter sp. G13 genomic window:
- a CDS encoding VOC family protein has product MTAIKSSMISPCLWFDNHAEEAIRFYISIFPQSRIVQLHPVLSTFVLDGMKIRALNGGPEFPFTPAVSLFVECKHQRDIDYYWESLLASGGQPKRCGWLKDRFGMNWQVVPEVLGDMMSDPDHQKSQRVHQALVGMEKLEIQGLIQAFQGVGMR; this is encoded by the coding sequence ATGACTGCCATCAAATCCTCCATGATTTCTCCCTGCCTATGGTTTGACAACCACGCTGAGGAAGCCATTCGCTTCTATATCAGTATTTTCCCACAGTCTCGGATTGTCCAATTACATCCCGTTCTGTCCACATTTGTATTGGATGGGATGAAGATTCGCGCCCTGAACGGCGGTCCTGAGTTTCCATTTACCCCTGCTGTTTCCCTTTTTGTGGAATGCAAGCACCAACGGGACATCGACTACTATTGGGAGAGTTTGCTGGCGAGTGGAGGACAACCCAAGCGATGCGGATGGCTGAAGGATAGGTTTGGAATGAACTGGCAGGTAGTTCCAGAGGTACTGGGAGATATGATGTCTGACCCTGACCATCAAAAGTCCCAACGTGTACATCAGGCTCTTGTGGGCATGGAGAAGTTGGAAATACAAGGACTCATTCAGGCATTTCAAGGAGTAGGGATGCGATGA
- a CDS encoding ribonucleotide-diphosphate reductase subunit beta has product MSIFDKRVAYKPFEYPEIFQFTEAINKSYWVHSEVDFTADVQDFHSHLAPHERQVVKKALLAIAQIEVAVKSFWGDLYRHMPKPEFNGLGSTFAECEFRHSEAYSRLLDVLGYTSEFEHLMEVPVIQKRIGYLSEALAHTKSDNPREYVSSLILFSILIENVSLFSQFAIILSFTRFRGVMKNISNIIAWTSVDEQIHANAGIFLVNKIREEFPDFFEGDQMTHILEMVAQSIEVEGEILDWIFEEGEIEHATKENLLNFMKFRADDSLTKIGQQKLFLISDEAYKPMAWFEEEIFANSLDDFFAKRPVDYTKHDKRISADDLF; this is encoded by the coding sequence ATGAGCATTTTCGACAAACGAGTTGCCTACAAACCTTTCGAGTACCCGGAGATTTTTCAATTCACCGAGGCCATCAACAAATCCTACTGGGTACATTCCGAGGTAGATTTTACTGCGGATGTACAGGATTTTCATTCTCACTTGGCCCCCCATGAGCGTCAAGTGGTGAAGAAGGCTTTGCTGGCGATTGCCCAGATCGAGGTCGCCGTCAAATCCTTCTGGGGTGATCTGTACCGCCACATGCCCAAGCCTGAATTCAATGGATTGGGAAGCACCTTTGCAGAGTGTGAGTTCCGCCATTCCGAGGCTTATTCTCGGTTGCTGGACGTGCTAGGCTACACCTCTGAGTTTGAGCATTTGATGGAGGTGCCAGTCATCCAAAAACGGATTGGATACCTCTCCGAAGCATTGGCACACACCAAAAGCGACAATCCCAGAGAGTATGTTAGCTCTTTGATCCTGTTTTCTATCCTAATCGAAAACGTATCTCTGTTCAGCCAATTTGCGATCATTCTCTCCTTCACACGCTTCCGTGGGGTGATGAAGAATATCAGCAATATCATTGCCTGGACTTCCGTGGATGAGCAGATTCATGCCAATGCCGGGATCTTCCTCGTCAACAAAATCCGCGAAGAATTCCCCGACTTTTTCGAAGGAGACCAGATGACCCACATTCTGGAGATGGTTGCCCAATCCATCGAGGTAGAAGGCGAAATCTTGGACTGGATCTTCGAGGAAGGTGAAATTGAGCACGCCACCAAAGAGAACTTGCTCAACTTCATGAAATTCCGTGCGGATGATTCCCTCACCAAAATTGGTCAGCAAAAGCTCTTCCTGATTTCCGATGAAGCCTACAAACCCATGGCTTGGTTTGAGGAGGAAATCTTTGCCAATAGCTTGGATGATTTCTTTGCCAAGCGCCCCGTGGATTATACCAAGCACGACAAGCGTATCTCCGCCGACGATTTGTTCTAA
- a CDS encoding acyl-CoA thioesterase, producing the protein MSDLQQKMDDSVTRIFKVVFPNTTNHYDTLFGGTAMQMMDEVAFIAATRFSRKKVVTVSSSQIDFKVPIPADTIVELVARVVEVGTTSCEVLVEVFQEDMYRAGRKESITGTFTFVSVDDHKRPTPIL; encoded by the coding sequence ATGTCAGACCTTCAGCAGAAGATGGATGATTCCGTCACACGCATCTTCAAAGTGGTGTTTCCCAATACCACCAATCACTACGACACGCTGTTTGGCGGAACCGCCATGCAGATGATGGACGAGGTGGCCTTCATCGCCGCGACGCGATTTAGTCGCAAGAAGGTGGTCACCGTGTCCAGTAGCCAGATTGACTTCAAGGTGCCCATTCCCGCAGATACGATTGTGGAATTGGTCGCCAGAGTCGTCGAAGTTGGAACGACCAGTTGCGAAGTATTGGTGGAGGTTTTTCAGGAGGACATGTATCGAGCAGGAAGGAAAGAATCCATCACCGGCACCTTCACTTTCGTTTCAGTGGACGACCACAAACGCCCCACGCCCATTCTTTAA
- a CDS encoding condensation domain-containing protein gives MSQQSTFIRSLNPIEQAFTISNQAFPMQVVSVLHVSPIPSEETLAQALSILQARHELLRAGIRGMAFQGLVPETPIPLIVAPRPDDGSWEAWAQKALNAPFDQGGPLMKCTLVSDELSDRGEMILSFHHAIIDGNSARLLLHELLSILGKEALPAPERLETEPIFPTDFRGWKLGKNLAAFMGRQAREEWQYRKVGLKSPIPTDAQNAIISITLPQDVSRRLTWKIGKLGLSLNSYLLSEIALATIRHRHQLKKASKARLISFADLRSGLVPAVSRNPLGCYVSMLRASVPIASLANSTELARNIRRAMFKAGRNGEPFIMSWMSRYLMKFVLKARNMRLGVVALSFIGKLDLQRHYGEISLHNVNAYITNNPMGPEIGVFGKILFGSISLDFTYLPAETSHEQAQELVAEILQKLHEMAHSDLPEEVATSN, from the coding sequence ATGTCGCAGCAATCTACTTTCATTCGGAGCCTCAATCCTATCGAACAGGCCTTTACGATTTCCAATCAGGCATTTCCCATGCAGGTCGTATCTGTCTTGCATGTGTCGCCTATTCCCTCCGAAGAAACGTTGGCCCAAGCGCTGTCTATCCTTCAAGCCAGACACGAACTTCTAAGAGCAGGTATTCGGGGGATGGCATTCCAGGGGTTGGTACCCGAAACGCCCATTCCGCTCATTGTAGCCCCTCGGCCAGATGATGGCAGCTGGGAAGCATGGGCCCAAAAAGCTTTGAACGCGCCATTTGACCAAGGGGGACCGCTCATGAAATGTACGCTGGTTTCAGATGAGCTATCAGATCGCGGTGAAATGATTCTCTCCTTTCATCATGCAATCATAGACGGAAACTCCGCTCGACTGCTCCTACATGAATTGCTCTCGATTTTGGGAAAGGAAGCGCTACCAGCCCCAGAGCGATTGGAAACTGAACCTATTTTCCCAACAGATTTTCGAGGGTGGAAGCTCGGGAAAAATTTGGCGGCGTTCATGGGGAGGCAAGCCAGAGAGGAATGGCAATACCGCAAGGTGGGGCTCAAATCTCCCATACCTACAGATGCCCAAAATGCCATCATTAGCATTACGCTCCCTCAAGATGTGTCCCGACGACTCACTTGGAAAATCGGCAAACTCGGACTCAGTTTGAATAGCTATCTCCTAAGTGAAATTGCCCTAGCAACCATCCGGCATCGCCACCAGCTCAAAAAGGCTTCGAAGGCACGTCTGATTAGTTTTGCCGATCTGAGATCCGGATTGGTTCCCGCAGTCTCCCGAAATCCGCTAGGATGCTATGTGTCCATGTTGAGAGCTTCCGTTCCTATAGCGTCATTGGCTAATTCTACTGAGCTGGCAAGGAACATTCGTAGGGCTATGTTCAAAGCAGGGAGAAATGGAGAGCCATTCATCATGTCTTGGATGAGTCGGTACCTGATGAAATTTGTCTTGAAAGCCCGAAACATGCGATTGGGGGTGGTAGCTTTGAGCTTTATCGGCAAGCTTGACCTACAACGGCATTATGGGGAGATTTCGCTACACAATGTCAATGCCTACATCACCAACAATCCGATGGGCCCAGAAATTGGCGTGTTCGGGAAAATCTTGTTTGGAAGCATCAGTCTGGATTTCACGTACCTACCCGCCGAAACCAGCCATGAACAAGCACAAGAATTGGTCGCTGAAATCCTCCAAAAACTTCATGAGATGGCCCATTCGGATCTCCCTGAAGAGGTTGCTACGTCAAACTAA
- a CDS encoding DUF3298 domain-containing protein, giving the protein MAFERVNVERIVGNCSAETGPCATVSVQAPVVEMASHDAKIRVNSYIVNQVKETFASVANVDVEPIIQQSAQELADSFFAHYEAFTQEFPDSPQRWSVDIKGDVLGNAYSVVTYKMHRETYTGGAHPNHETHYATFNAANGKKLKIGEIVRDTANLNNIAEPYFREAVDIAKDLPLMESGFSFDQNKFQVPNNFGMVQEGIIFHYNPYEIAPYAAGEISFLVPYDALGGAKGIKVTRKKVKTN; this is encoded by the coding sequence GTGGCTTTCGAACGAGTCAACGTGGAACGAATCGTCGGTAATTGCAGCGCCGAAACAGGACCTTGCGCTACAGTCTCCGTCCAGGCACCTGTCGTTGAAATGGCTTCCCATGATGCCAAAATCAGGGTAAATTCCTACATCGTCAATCAGGTGAAGGAAACGTTTGCCAGCGTAGCCAACGTGGATGTTGAGCCTATCATTCAACAATCAGCTCAAGAACTTGCGGATTCGTTTTTTGCGCACTATGAAGCATTCACCCAAGAATTTCCAGATAGTCCTCAACGATGGTCGGTGGATATTAAAGGGGATGTTTTGGGAAATGCTTATTCCGTAGTGACCTACAAAATGCATCGGGAAACCTATACTGGCGGAGCGCATCCCAACCACGAAACCCATTATGCCACGTTCAATGCAGCGAATGGTAAAAAGCTAAAGATCGGGGAAATAGTTCGCGATACTGCCAATTTGAACAACATTGCCGAGCCTTATTTTCGCGAAGCAGTGGACATCGCCAAAGATCTACCGCTCATGGAGTCAGGCTTCAGCTTTGACCAGAACAAGTTTCAGGTACCCAACAACTTTGGGATGGTTCAGGAAGGAATTATCTTTCATTACAATCCCTATGAGATTGCGCCTTATGCAGCTGGGGAGATTAGTTTCCTCGTACCATACGATGCACTCGGAGGCGCCAAAGGCATCAAAGTTACCCGCAAAAAGGTCAAGACCAACTGA
- a CDS encoding alpha/beta fold hydrolase, producing the protein MKSFLLILLVLVAVLGVVFALGPRVPTPTLSPESKEVSIPLNELSDFIQHQESQVQGIRAGNQSQIFWVDSVRKTKTVVLYLHGFSASPEEGRDAVQAFGERYGANIFLPRLQAHGVDEPEPMLKMSADGLLQSAEDAYQIAKTMGDHVVIMATSTGGSLALLLAQRHPEIAGLILYSPNIRVKDARSSIMLMPWGLQIGKAVNGGAYLSFEPSDYSRKYWTYRYRIEAAAQMLQLLDNGMIPETFAQVNQPTFVGCYYQDVDHQDQVVSVPAIQKMVTQLGTPKDQLMFIEFPDAKEHVICNPHISKDYPSVMEATYEFADEILKLPLSPSASDWSE; encoded by the coding sequence ATGAAATCTTTTTTATTGATACTACTCGTTTTAGTAGCTGTTCTAGGGGTCGTTTTTGCACTTGGTCCTAGAGTCCCCACACCTACCCTATCACCTGAATCGAAGGAGGTTTCGATTCCCCTCAACGAACTCTCTGATTTCATTCAGCACCAAGAGTCTCAGGTTCAAGGAATTCGAGCAGGCAATCAATCGCAAATCTTTTGGGTAGACAGTGTTCGAAAAACCAAAACTGTGGTTCTATATCTTCACGGTTTTAGTGCAAGCCCTGAAGAAGGCAGAGATGCTGTCCAAGCTTTTGGGGAAAGGTATGGAGCCAATATATTCCTCCCTCGATTACAGGCACATGGAGTGGACGAGCCGGAACCCATGCTCAAGATGTCAGCCGACGGACTCCTTCAATCCGCAGAAGATGCCTATCAAATCGCCAAAACCATGGGAGATCACGTGGTGATCATGGCAACTTCAACAGGAGGATCACTCGCATTGCTTTTAGCTCAAAGACACCCAGAAATTGCAGGCCTGATCCTGTACAGTCCCAACATTCGGGTAAAAGACGCTCGATCTTCCATCATGCTGATGCCGTGGGGGTTGCAAATCGGCAAGGCAGTCAATGGAGGCGCGTATTTGTCCTTCGAACCCAGTGACTACTCCCGCAAATACTGGACCTACCGATATCGGATAGAAGCCGCTGCCCAAATGCTACAACTTCTGGACAATGGCATGATCCCAGAAACCTTCGCCCAAGTCAATCAACCGACATTCGTGGGATGCTATTACCAAGATGTGGACCACCAAGATCAAGTCGTGTCTGTCCCAGCAATCCAAAAAATGGTCACACAACTCGGTACTCCTAAAGACCAACTGATGTTCATTGAATTCCCCGATGCCAAAGAGCATGTCATCTGCAATCCTCATATTTCCAAAGATTACCCGAGTGTCATGGAAGCAACCTATGAATTTGCCGATGAAATCCTCAAACTCCCACTTAGTCCCTCAGCAAGCGATTGGAGTGAGTAA
- a CDS encoding ribonucleoside-diphosphate reductase subunit alpha gives MNPFWWLNDESRQVLNSGYLLKGETPETAIDRVANAAAKRLNKPELAESFKQLVSNGWMSLSSPIWANMGTERGLPISCFNVRIPDAIEGITHKLGEVIMQTKLGGGTSGYFGDLRARGTKVKDNGKSSGAVSFMKLFDTAMDTISQGGVRRGAFAAYLDIDHPDILEFLDIKNIGNPIQNLFYGVCVPDYWMQEMIDGDYDKRVVWAKVLESRQQKGLPYVFFSDNINNHKPEVYKDLGLDIKSSNLCSEIALPSTHDESFICCLSSMNLELYDEWKDTPAVEWAIQFLDAVLEEFIAKTDGDHFLEPANNFARRHRALGLGVMGWHAYLQKNRIPFEGMQAKHLTNQIFRDIESKALKASQELAAELGEPEVLKGYGRRNTTLMAIAPTTSSSSILGQTSPGIEPYSSNYYKAGLAKGNFMRKNKYLKELLEEKGIDNEDTWRSIMLNHGSVQHLAELTEEEKLVFKTFKEISQLEIIQQAAIRQKYIDQAQSLNLNIPADLPVKEVNRLMIEAWQLGVKTLYYQRSQSVSKEFVANLVTCSSCEA, from the coding sequence ATGAATCCTTTTTGGTGGCTCAATGACGAGAGCCGACAAGTCTTGAATAGCGGGTACTTGCTGAAAGGCGAGACCCCTGAAACCGCCATCGACCGCGTAGCCAATGCAGCTGCCAAGCGCCTCAACAAACCTGAGCTCGCCGAATCCTTCAAGCAACTCGTCAGCAACGGCTGGATGAGCTTGAGTTCTCCGATTTGGGCGAATATGGGGACAGAGCGTGGACTTCCCATCTCTTGCTTCAATGTCCGCATCCCGGATGCCATCGAAGGCATTACCCACAAACTTGGCGAGGTCATCATGCAGACCAAGCTCGGTGGCGGTACTTCTGGCTATTTTGGCGATCTCCGCGCCCGTGGTACCAAGGTCAAGGACAATGGCAAAAGCTCTGGTGCAGTCAGCTTCATGAAGTTGTTTGATACGGCGATGGACACCATCTCCCAGGGGGGCGTTCGTCGAGGAGCATTCGCAGCCTATCTCGATATCGACCACCCGGATATTCTCGAATTCCTCGATATCAAAAATATTGGGAACCCCATCCAGAACCTGTTCTATGGGGTCTGTGTGCCGGATTACTGGATGCAGGAGATGATCGATGGCGACTACGACAAGCGCGTGGTCTGGGCCAAGGTCCTCGAATCCCGTCAGCAGAAAGGCCTTCCATACGTCTTCTTCTCCGACAACATCAACAATCACAAACCCGAAGTCTACAAGGATCTCGGTCTCGATATCAAATCCAGCAACCTCTGCTCGGAAATTGCGCTGCCTTCCACCCATGATGAATCCTTCATCTGCTGCCTCTCTTCCATGAATTTGGAACTCTACGACGAGTGGAAAGATACTCCAGCCGTCGAGTGGGCAATCCAATTCTTGGATGCTGTATTGGAGGAGTTCATCGCCAAAACGGATGGCGATCACTTCTTGGAACCTGCCAACAATTTCGCCAGACGACACCGTGCATTGGGATTGGGCGTGATGGGATGGCATGCATATTTGCAGAAAAACCGCATCCCATTCGAAGGCATGCAGGCCAAGCATCTGACCAACCAGATCTTCCGCGACATCGAAAGCAAGGCCCTCAAAGCCAGCCAAGAGTTGGCCGCTGAACTCGGTGAGCCGGAAGTCTTGAAAGGATATGGTCGCCGCAACACCACCTTGATGGCCATTGCTCCGACTACTTCGTCATCCTCGATCTTGGGACAGACCTCTCCGGGCATCGAGCCATACAGCTCCAATTACTACAAAGCCGGACTTGCCAAGGGCAATTTCATGCGCAAAAACAAGTACTTGAAGGAGTTGCTCGAAGAGAAGGGCATCGACAATGAGGATACTTGGCGCAGCATCATGCTCAACCACGGTAGTGTTCAGCATTTGGCGGAATTGACTGAAGAGGAAAAACTCGTCTTCAAAACCTTCAAGGAAATTAGCCAGCTAGAGATCATTCAGCAGGCCGCCATACGTCAGAAATACATCGACCAAGCCCAGAGCCTCAACCTCAACATCCCCGCAGATCTTCCCGTCAAGGAGGTGAACCGGCTGATGATCGAGGCGTGGCAACTCGGCGTCAAAACGCTGTATTACCAACGTAGCCAAAGCGTCTCCAAGGAATTTGTCGCCAATCTCGTGACCTGTTCTAGCTGCGAGGCATAA
- a CDS encoding outer membrane beta-barrel protein, with protein MLKTLTLQPLKHLKHLWMVLACAGFLMMSNPSQAQFGLILQVGGNSSQWINNPDDVETAARVGYLFGGSFFLGDSWFLMPGVFWGNQSTRVDLGNGEEDNVNRRVLQIPIVGGYRFFHNTPIFSLRPYTGPVLDFQTSVGDNDLGFDKGDFKDLVWQWRVGVGADIFNFTVDLAYDFGISDLLDDGNVSNQTFNLLIGFRLISPN; from the coding sequence ATGCTGAAAACACTTACACTGCAGCCGCTCAAGCACTTGAAGCATCTATGGATGGTGCTAGCATGTGCGGGATTTTTGATGATGTCTAATCCAAGTCAAGCACAGTTTGGGTTAATATTGCAAGTTGGTGGTAATTCATCACAGTGGATTAATAATCCTGATGATGTGGAGACCGCAGCCCGGGTAGGATATCTATTCGGAGGTTCATTCTTTTTGGGGGATTCGTGGTTTTTGATGCCCGGTGTTTTCTGGGGGAATCAGTCTACTCGAGTAGATTTGGGAAATGGTGAGGAGGATAATGTGAATCGCCGAGTGCTACAAATTCCGATTGTCGGAGGCTACCGATTCTTTCACAATACACCAATATTCTCTTTGAGGCCCTATACAGGTCCTGTTTTGGACTTTCAGACAAGTGTTGGGGATAATGATCTTGGATTCGATAAGGGGGATTTCAAGGACCTAGTCTGGCAATGGCGTGTCGGGGTTGGGGCTGATATCTTCAACTTTACGGTGGATCTGGCCTATGACTTTGGGATTTCTGATCTGCTGGATGATGGGAATGTGTCGAACCAGACTTTTAACCTTTTGATAGGGTTTAGGTTGATTTCGCCGAATTAA
- a CDS encoding DUF3299 domain-containing protein — MAIQLKSVILLGFMILGIVIPSMGQEKLTWTLLEQVRFGGDTWNPQAVSAPPTFPEELLALEGKRVRIRGYMLPIDVEGSVFALSANPYSACFFCGAAGIESVISLELANHRRKYEMDEYVHIEGILKLNSRPDELIYQLDQVREVD; from the coding sequence ATGGCCATTCAGCTGAAATCTGTCATTCTACTAGGGTTCATGATATTGGGGATTGTCATTCCTTCGATGGGGCAGGAAAAACTAACCTGGACATTGCTGGAGCAAGTCCGGTTTGGGGGTGATACTTGGAATCCTCAAGCGGTATCTGCGCCTCCAACTTTTCCAGAAGAACTATTGGCCTTGGAAGGAAAGCGAGTTCGTATCCGTGGCTACATGCTCCCAATTGATGTAGAAGGGTCTGTATTTGCGCTTTCTGCGAATCCGTATAGTGCGTGCTTTTTTTGCGGTGCTGCGGGCATTGAGTCGGTAATCAGCCTTGAATTGGCCAATCACAGACGCAAATATGAGATGGACGAATATGTCCACATTGAGGGCATTCTGAAGCTCAATTCCCGCCCAGATGAATTGATCTACCAATTGGATCAAGTACGGGAGGTAGATTGA
- a CDS encoding TatD family hydrolase: MDKPKHMWIDSHIHMTSRTTDDYEAMARAGIVAIIEPSFWLGQPRTEVGSFKDYYSSLVGWERFRASQFGIKHYCTIGLNSKEANNEALAEQVMELLPKFLMKEGVVGVGEIGFDDQTPAEEKYFHAQVALAKEANLPIQVHTPHRDKKQGTSRSMDLCEEHGVAPNMVVIDHNNEETVKEVLDRGYYAAFTIYPFTKMGNERMVEIVKQYGPERIIVDSSADWGISDPLSVPKTAKLMLERGVPEEHVKMVCYQNALDAYGQSGQFNEADWMDQSLVDQRNLYNGNSILRGQQPRIDTADSNIIVN; this comes from the coding sequence ATGGATAAACCCAAACATATGTGGATTGACTCCCACATTCATATGACCTCGCGAACTACCGATGATTACGAAGCTATGGCCCGCGCCGGAATCGTAGCGATCATCGAGCCTAGCTTCTGGCTGGGACAGCCTCGAACAGAGGTAGGTTCCTTCAAAGATTACTACAGCAGCCTTGTGGGCTGGGAACGCTTCCGTGCAAGCCAATTCGGGATCAAACACTATTGCACCATTGGCTTGAACTCCAAAGAAGCCAATAATGAAGCCCTGGCAGAGCAAGTCATGGAGCTACTTCCCAAATTCCTGATGAAAGAAGGCGTGGTCGGAGTAGGAGAAATCGGATTCGACGACCAGACACCTGCCGAGGAGAAATACTTCCACGCACAGGTTGCCCTCGCCAAGGAAGCTAACTTGCCGATCCAAGTGCACACTCCGCACCGCGACAAAAAACAAGGCACTTCCCGCAGCATGGATCTTTGCGAAGAGCATGGGGTAGCACCAAACATGGTGGTCATCGATCACAACAATGAGGAGACCGTCAAGGAAGTGCTCGACCGTGGGTATTATGCGGCTTTCACCATTTATCCATTCACCAAGATGGGCAATGAACGAATGGTGGAAATCGTCAAGCAATACGGCCCAGAAAGAATCATCGTGGACAGCTCTGCCGACTGGGGAATTAGTGATCCGCTTTCAGTTCCAAAAACCGCCAAGCTCATGTTGGAGCGTGGGGTCCCTGAAGAACACGTCAAAATGGTCTGCTACCAGAATGCACTCGATGCTTATGGACAAAGTGGCCAGTTCAATGAGGCGGACTGGATGGATCAATCCTTGGTGGATCAGCGCAACCTGTACAACGGAAACTCCATCCTCCGTGGACAGCAACCACGAATCGATACCGCGGATTCCAATATCATCGTCAACTGA
- a CDS encoding EboA domain-containing protein: MEEIVQYDRSRLIGIGNSSNFRNVLWGMYLYNAFFHLKKLYEIRVHGQISTISPADPQPDFGNTMTMRSFRSLLYDHLVAHLDNSTQKNWLDQKLASIEQNGLTGSFFLAFSGAPRFLPKGLVPFSESQLADFAHSVESIHPERWTFAEAVRILFLLSLPQEDPEQFKASILEVFDTADMGEQRALYQSLPVLPHPDQFSLFAAEGIRTNMTTVLEAIVLDNPYPAQYLNEGAWNQLFLKAAFTDRPIHRIVEVDRRANATLARIVSDYAHERWSAGRVVSPELWRVVPPFATEQSIRDAEALFAKPEKLQQVAAMLICQESDLPEAKSLLAQHPKWAEAAEAGDWNWDKLGQQWENHLQEA; this comes from the coding sequence ATGGAGGAAATCGTGCAATACGATCGATCGAGGTTGATTGGCATTGGCAATTCCTCTAACTTCCGTAATGTCCTATGGGGAATGTATCTGTACAATGCGTTTTTCCACTTGAAGAAGCTTTACGAAATTCGCGTTCATGGACAAATCTCTACAATAAGTCCTGCAGATCCCCAACCAGATTTTGGGAACACTATGACTATGCGCTCCTTTCGTTCGCTCCTGTACGACCACCTTGTTGCTCATCTGGACAATTCGACCCAGAAAAATTGGCTCGACCAGAAACTGGCCTCCATCGAGCAAAATGGATTGACCGGTTCATTCTTTCTGGCATTCAGCGGTGCCCCGCGATTTCTTCCCAAAGGGCTTGTCCCATTCTCTGAATCGCAACTAGCTGATTTTGCCCACTCTGTGGAAAGCATACACCCCGAGCGGTGGACATTCGCAGAAGCTGTCAGAATTCTTTTCCTGCTATCTCTCCCTCAAGAAGATCCTGAACAGTTCAAAGCTTCTATTCTCGAAGTTTTTGATACCGCAGATATGGGCGAACAACGAGCCCTCTACCAATCTTTGCCTGTATTGCCACACCCAGATCAGTTTAGCTTATTCGCAGCTGAAGGGATTCGCACCAATATGACAACCGTGCTAGAAGCTATTGTGCTCGACAATCCTTACCCAGCACAATACTTGAATGAAGGGGCGTGGAACCAGCTCTTCCTGAAAGCGGCATTCACGGATCGTCCTATTCACCGAATCGTTGAGGTCGATCGCCGTGCCAATGCCACGCTCGCTCGAATCGTCTCTGACTATGCGCATGAGCGCTGGTCGGCTGGACGTGTCGTGAGTCCGGAATTGTGGCGAGTGGTCCCTCCGTTTGCCACTGAGCAATCCATTCGAGATGCTGAAGCCTTGTTTGCCAAACCGGAGAAACTCCAGCAAGTCGCGGCCATGTTGATTTGCCAAGAATCCGATCTCCCCGAAGCCAAAAGCCTACTAGCTCAACACCCAAAATGGGCCGAAGCAGCTGAAGCAGGGGATTGGAATTGGGACAAATTGGGTCAGCAGTGGGAAAACCACCTTCAAGAAGCCTGA